Proteins encoded in a region of the Halobacteriovoraceae bacterium genome:
- a CDS encoding glycosyltransferase: MPRVSVIIPTFNRAHVLDRAINSVLNQTYKDFELIVIDDGSTDETDRVIYNYQDKRIFYYKQENRGVSAARNLGILKSKGEWIALLDSDDEWLPFRLSSQITYIQENPSIQLVHGEEIWIRNGKRVNPKKKHQKFGGNIYERCLKLCFISPSSVLIKKSLFNEIGLFDENFEVCEDYDLWLRITSQYNIGLIKDQIIIKYGGHEDQLSQKLRAMDWYRVKSMLKMLRCLSLEDEKRNETIRELRNKCHILQKGYMKHGNLIMKSKIENIIQKLSL, from the coding sequence ATGCCTAGAGTTAGTGTGATCATTCCAACATTTAACAGGGCCCATGTACTTGATAGAGCAATAAACTCAGTTTTAAATCAAACTTATAAGGACTTTGAGCTTATCGTTATTGATGATGGCTCAACTGACGAAACTGATAGAGTCATTTATAATTATCAAGATAAAAGGATTTTTTATTACAAACAAGAAAATAGGGGAGTTTCAGCTGCTAGAAATCTTGGAATTCTAAAATCTAAAGGTGAGTGGATAGCTTTATTAGACTCTGATGATGAGTGGCTCCCATTTCGATTGTCTTCGCAAATTACATACATACAAGAAAATCCATCCATTCAGCTTGTTCACGGAGAAGAGATTTGGATCAGGAATGGCAAGAGAGTTAACCCGAAAAAAAAACATCAAAAATTTGGTGGAAATATATATGAGAGGTGTCTTAAACTTTGTTTTATTAGTCCATCATCCGTTCTGATTAAAAAGAGTCTATTTAATGAAATAGGTCTATTCGATGAGAACTTTGAGGTCTGTGAAGATTATGATCTATGGTTAAGAATTACATCTCAATACAATATTGGGCTTATTAAGGATCAAATTATCATAAAATATGGAGGACATGAAGATCAACTATCTCAAAAATTGAGGGCCATGGATTGGTATAGAGTTAAGTCGATGTTAAAAATGTTGCGATGTTTATCTTTAGAAGATGAAAAAAGAAATGAAACAATACGCGAACTACGAAATAAATGTCATATCCTTCAAAAAGGATATATGAAGCATGGTAATTTAATTATGAAATCAAAAATAGAGAACATTATTCAAAAGTTGAGTTTATAA
- a CDS encoding ISL3 family transposase produces MSLRRIHRYCIPGFDVTDTKEWLDKGFIEIFIKDGREVKQCSRCCHELDAAKVSEHKVKVRTMDIHGFKGYYIFKRTKHRCGNCKKIRTSKIDWISEETPHVTEEYAWWLGRLCEITPVSRAAEFTGNDPMSMWRFDFKRMKRMFQHYKIPKVRRICVDEVYARKKKYHAKESRDKRFFTIICDLDTRRVIWVSESRSKEALNEFFHVMGKERCEEIEVVAADQFDGYKLSVKENCPNAIFVWDRFHIMQTFQNYINSERQWLNEHMCKGEQKRLTRGKFKQLFTKKSDRRTKAENRHIREVMRDNEYFVYLELIKEGMHQIFESASAPEARAKFEEMGEWINQAGIFYELKKWWKTFDDGWDTFRNYFKYPVTSSLSEGINNVIKTIKKRAYGYRNMQYFKLKILQVCGFLNSKWVPMNFQ; encoded by the coding sequence ATGAGTTTACGACGTATTCACCGTTACTGCATCCCTGGTTTTGACGTGACAGACACTAAAGAGTGGTTAGATAAAGGCTTTATTGAGATATTTATCAAAGATGGACGTGAAGTTAAACAGTGTTCCAGGTGTTGTCATGAGCTTGATGCAGCCAAAGTTAGCGAGCATAAAGTCAAAGTTCGCACAATGGATATTCATGGTTTTAAGGGATACTACATCTTTAAAAGAACTAAGCATCGATGCGGTAATTGTAAAAAAATTAGAACTTCTAAAATTGACTGGATCTCTGAGGAGACTCCGCACGTAACCGAGGAATATGCTTGGTGGTTAGGACGTCTTTGTGAGATTACTCCAGTCTCTCGGGCCGCTGAGTTCACTGGCAATGATCCTATGAGTATGTGGCGGTTTGATTTTAAAAGAATGAAGCGGATGTTTCAACACTACAAGATCCCAAAGGTCAGGAGGATTTGTGTAGACGAAGTCTATGCCAGAAAGAAAAAGTATCATGCCAAAGAGTCCAGGGATAAACGCTTTTTCACGATAATCTGTGACTTGGACACTAGGAGGGTTATTTGGGTGTCTGAAAGCCGCTCTAAAGAAGCACTTAATGAGTTTTTTCATGTCATGGGAAAAGAGCGCTGTGAAGAGATTGAAGTTGTAGCGGCAGATCAGTTTGATGGATATAAACTTAGCGTGAAAGAGAACTGTCCCAACGCTATTTTTGTATGGGATCGTTTTCATATCATGCAGACGTTTCAAAACTATATTAATAGTGAGAGACAGTGGTTAAATGAGCACATGTGCAAAGGAGAACAAAAGAGACTGACTCGTGGCAAATTTAAACAGTTATTCACTAAAAAATCTGATCGAAGAACAAAAGCTGAGAACCGGCATATTCGGGAAGTCATGAGAGATAATGAATATTTTGTTTACCTAGAACTCATTAAAGAAGGTATGCACCAGATATTTGAATCTGCTTCAGCTCCGGAAGCAAGAGCAAAGTTTGAAGAGATGGGGGAATGGATAAATCAAGCAGGGATCTTCTATGAACTAAAAAAATGGTGGAAAACGTTTGATGATGGATGGGATACATTCAGAAACTACTTCAAATACCCTGTTACCTCATCACTTTCAGAAGGAATAAACAACGTCATCAAAACAATAAAGAAAAGAGCTTATGGTTATAGGAATATGCAGTATTTTAAGCTTAAAATCCTCCAAGTATGCGGATTTTTGAACTCTAAGTGGGTACCAATGAATTTTCAATAA
- a CDS encoding GNAT family N-acetyltransferase — MLKEDMNFSYLLTLLFLPFLIHANECQKLISIHNEVKFSNEGFTLNHDIYIRPMQKMVPVYETIRDSVSLEDFNSYLVSVTDFDGTIKEKFKKYKTGVVFKAGELLGFVIYSKKLDKEIGVVSIAHVNFGDTSLGIAIHPHFRGHGLGKIASKTLLQLVLKHIPKDEIAVTIKARNKRSTHIWKDLGLEYISEFKDYNNESYYFCTFPHPEK, encoded by the coding sequence ATGTTAAAAGAAGATATGAATTTTTCATATCTATTAACTTTATTATTTTTGCCCTTTCTCATTCATGCAAATGAATGCCAAAAATTAATATCAATCCATAATGAGGTTAAATTTTCAAATGAAGGATTTACTTTAAATCACGATATTTACATTCGCCCAATGCAGAAAATGGTTCCGGTTTATGAGACGATTAGAGATTCAGTGTCTTTAGAAGATTTTAACTCCTATCTTGTTAGTGTCACTGATTTTGATGGCACCATTAAAGAAAAATTTAAAAAATACAAAACTGGCGTTGTATTTAAGGCAGGTGAACTCCTTGGATTTGTCATTTATTCTAAAAAATTGGATAAAGAAATTGGAGTTGTCAGCATTGCACATGTCAATTTTGGAGATACCTCCCTAGGTATTGCAATTCATCCCCATTTTAGAGGACATGGTCTTGGTAAAATAGCTTCAAAAACTCTGTTACAATTAGTTTTAAAACATATTCCTAAAGATGAAATTGCCGTAACGATTAAGGCCAGAAATAAACGATCAACACATATATGGAAAGATCTAGGTCTTGAATACATAAGTGAGTTTAAAGACTATAATAATGAATCATATTATTTCTGCACTTTTCCTCATCCAGAAAAATAA
- a CDS encoding HAD-IG family 5'-nucleotidase → MSVYVNRTLNMKKIKVIGFDMDYTLVRYHSEEFEKKAYEFAVKKLIEKKNYPKELSEYVFNYRQVIPGLVIDKRHGNLLKLSLYGKVKMCYHGLERISFKQQQELYRSLVIDLNDPDMMSLDTLFSISDGVLYSNLIDLKTKGFNLPSFNKIADDVRECVDLVHRDGSLKGLVKKDIKKYIIQEPQLVDSLEAYKRHGKKLLVITNSEYDYCKVLLDFTINPFLTDHKHWSELFELVITKSSKPDFFTKNLQFLKIEPESGLMSNVDLHKLENGIYQGGSSIRLEEDLGLIGEEILYIGDHIYGDVVTIKKTSNWRTALVLDPLEEEVGCLTQAKVFLEKIDELMKVKSRHEKKLNDIYKIDKEKSDNNDYKKILSQIEEIDREIANNISLYNKIFNPYWGELMRAGQEESRMAGQVEKYACIYMAKVSDLMNCSPRTYFRPYKRILPHERMVLGK, encoded by the coding sequence ATGAGCGTTTATGTAAACCGCACTTTGAATATGAAAAAAATAAAAGTCATCGGATTTGATATGGATTACACGTTAGTTCGTTATCACTCAGAAGAGTTTGAAAAGAAGGCCTATGAGTTTGCAGTAAAGAAGTTAATTGAGAAAAAAAACTATCCAAAAGAATTATCAGAATATGTCTTTAATTATCGTCAAGTTATTCCTGGCCTTGTGATTGATAAACGACATGGAAATCTACTTAAGCTCAGTTTGTATGGAAAAGTAAAGATGTGTTATCACGGTTTAGAGCGTATAAGTTTTAAACAACAACAAGAGCTTTATCGAAGTTTAGTTATAGATCTAAATGATCCAGATATGATGAGTTTAGATACTTTATTTTCTATTTCAGATGGAGTTTTATATTCGAATTTAATAGATCTAAAGACTAAAGGTTTTAATCTACCATCTTTTAACAAAATTGCCGATGATGTAAGAGAATGTGTTGATCTAGTCCACAGGGATGGTTCCTTAAAAGGCTTAGTAAAGAAGGATATAAAAAAATATATAATTCAAGAACCACAACTTGTAGATTCTCTTGAGGCCTATAAAAGACACGGAAAAAAACTTTTAGTAATAACTAACTCGGAATACGACTATTGCAAAGTTTTACTAGATTTCACGATCAATCCATTTTTAACTGACCATAAACATTGGAGTGAACTATTTGAGCTAGTGATAACAAAATCCTCTAAACCAGATTTTTTCACAAAGAATTTACAATTTTTAAAAATCGAACCAGAATCTGGATTGATGTCAAATGTTGATTTACACAAATTGGAAAATGGAATTTATCAAGGAGGTTCATCGATTAGACTAGAGGAGGACCTAGGATTAATCGGTGAAGAGATTCTCTATATTGGCGATCATATTTATGGAGATGTAGTTACAATTAAGAAAACTTCAAACTGGCGTACAGCGCTTGTACTTGATCCTCTTGAGGAAGAAGTTGGTTGTTTGACACAAGCAAAGGTTTTTTTAGAGAAGATCGATGAGCTCATGAAGGTAAAGAGTAGGCATGAAAAAAAATTAAATGACATCTATAAGATAGATAAAGAAAAATCTGATAATAATGATTACAAGAAAATTTTGTCACAAATTGAAGAAATTGATCGTGAAATAGCAAATAACATTAGTTTATATAATAAGATTTTTAATCCGTATTGGGGAGAATTAATGAGAGCGGGTCAAGAAGAAAGTCGAATGGCCGGGCAAGTTGAGAAGTATGCTTGTATTTATATGGCAAAAGTTTCAGATTTAATGAATTGTTCTCCTAGGACATATTTTAGGCCATACAAAAGAATATTGCCTCATGAAAGAATGGTACTTGGCAAATAA
- a CDS encoding DUF2227 family putative metal-binding protein gives MANGKTHDKFSLFIGAICTGILLGLERSINLVLAFTAGWLFATLIFSPDTDVMPKKRTHVLRFILYPYSIMFKHRGISHMIFWGTLSRILYGVVFFGVMTFILNKMGYIEQSAEKYMASLWKFLKNFDYSEEKYKLIVWPYIGMLLADLCHIFLDQITDFRNRFLRKMRF, from the coding sequence GTGGCAAATGGTAAAACTCATGATAAATTCTCTTTGTTTATTGGAGCAATTTGTACTGGAATTCTCCTAGGCCTTGAGAGATCAATTAATCTTGTATTGGCATTCACTGCTGGTTGGCTCTTTGCAACTCTTATTTTTTCTCCTGACACAGATGTCATGCCTAAAAAAAGAACTCATGTCCTTCGATTTATTTTATACCCATATTCTATTATGTTTAAGCATCGCGGCATTTCGCATATGATTTTTTGGGGCACATTGTCTAGAATTCTATACGGTGTTGTATTCTTTGGAGTGATGACTTTTATCTTAAATAAAATGGGATATATAGAACAATCTGCTGAAAAATATATGGCCTCTCTATGGAAATTTCTAAAAAATTTTGATTACTCAGAAGAAAAATACAAACTCATTGTTTGGCCTTATATTGGAATGCTTCTGGCCGATCTTTGTCATATCTTCCTAGATCAAATTACTGATTTTAGAAATCGCTTTTTAAGAAAAATGCGCTTTTAA
- a CDS encoding helix-turn-helix transcriptional regulator codes for MEQTKMPRSRQKIMLPETFALRKMREILNLDRKQEAILVEKNAKQLEKIENGFVELTPALVSQFIKNYGFSIANFELLVEGRVEQVKRNLSPKAKKVIENNKLRRSYKKNITKEVRALQVLRKLKGVTQYQASFLCKYHKTAIGHIENGRVEIPSSRIQHIVKSYGITMKDFEYHMKSERFVTDIQEECMEIIKGLSEEKLKAVYPLLTTFKA; via the coding sequence ATGGAACAAACTAAAATGCCAAGAAGTAGACAGAAAATTATGCTGCCTGAAACATTCGCACTAAGGAAGATGCGCGAAATTTTAAACTTAGATCGCAAACAGGAAGCTATTCTTGTCGAAAAAAATGCCAAGCAATTAGAGAAAATAGAAAACGGTTTTGTTGAGCTAACACCTGCACTTGTTAGTCAATTTATCAAAAACTATGGATTCTCTATTGCAAACTTTGAATTACTTGTTGAAGGAAGAGTTGAGCAAGTTAAAAGAAACCTTAGTCCTAAAGCGAAAAAGGTAATTGAGAACAATAAGCTTAGAAGAAGTTACAAGAAGAATATTACCAAAGAAGTAAGGGCTCTTCAGGTTTTGCGTAAACTAAAAGGTGTAACTCAGTATCAAGCAAGTTTTCTTTGTAAATACCATAAGACTGCAATTGGACACATTGAGAATGGACGAGTTGAAATCCCAAGTTCAAGAATCCAGCACATTGTGAAGTCCTATGGCATCACAATGAAAGACTTTGAATATCACATGAAGTCAGAGCGATTTGTCACAGACATTCAGGAAGAATGTATGGAAATCATCAAAGGGCTTTCAGAAGAAAAGCTTAAAGCTGTTTACCCATTACTAACAACATTTAAAGCATAA
- a CDS encoding type II toxin-antitoxin system RelE/ParE family toxin has product MATKKIDYYVTENDKAPFLEWVNNLDMASQLKVDRLIQRVAQGGAKKSIKSLKDGVFEIKIPHGPGLRVYFGEDGDKLILLLVGGDKGTQSRDIKKAKEYWSNYGKQK; this is encoded by the coding sequence ATGGCAACGAAGAAGATAGACTACTATGTGACGGAAAATGATAAAGCACCTTTCCTTGAGTGGGTTAATAATTTGGATATGGCCAGCCAACTTAAAGTTGACCGTTTAATCCAAAGAGTCGCCCAAGGCGGTGCTAAAAAGTCGATTAAAAGTTTAAAGGATGGTGTCTTTGAAATAAAGATTCCTCACGGCCCTGGGTTAAGGGTGTACTTTGGTGAAGATGGAGACAAACTTATTCTTCTTTTAGTCGGTGGAGATAAAGGAACTCAAAGCAGAGACATTAAAAAAGCTAAAGAGTATTGGAGTAATTATGGCAAACAGAAATAA
- a CDS encoding ATP-binding protein, which yields MNFSYERLNQNLEALKLTKISEILDNYLERAVKEQASITEALDYLVNEERCHKDEKSLKMRTNVAGFPYRKTFEQFDFNYQPSIDVKTINELRTMRFVENGENVILLGPPGVGKTHLSIALGMDAVRNKYSCYYMNCHELITALNRSQFENNLATKLKTLTKYKVLIIDEVGYLPFDKQGANLFFQLISKRYEKHSIILTSNKSFSEWGSIFGDNVIASAVLDRLLHHCTVVNVKGESYRLKDRKDQLKRN from the coding sequence ATGAACTTTTCCTATGAAAGACTTAATCAAAATTTAGAGGCATTAAAGCTGACAAAAATTTCTGAAATTTTAGATAATTATCTAGAACGAGCAGTAAAAGAGCAAGCATCAATAACAGAAGCATTAGATTATCTAGTGAATGAAGAAAGATGTCACAAGGATGAAAAATCGCTTAAAATGAGAACAAATGTTGCGGGATTCCCTTATCGGAAAACATTTGAACAATTTGATTTTAATTATCAACCTTCTATTGATGTAAAAACCATAAATGAACTGAGGACAATGCGTTTTGTAGAAAATGGAGAGAACGTAATACTACTAGGGCCACCAGGTGTTGGAAAAACTCATTTATCAATAGCTCTCGGAATGGATGCCGTTAGAAACAAATATAGTTGTTACTATATGAATTGCCACGAATTGATCACAGCACTTAATAGATCACAGTTTGAAAATAATTTAGCAACGAAACTAAAAACATTAACCAAGTACAAAGTTCTAATTATCGATGAAGTAGGCTATCTACCATTTGATAAACAAGGGGCAAATCTGTTTTTTCAATTAATATCAAAACGATATGAAAAGCATTCAATAATATTAACCTCTAATAAAAGCTTTTCTGAATGGGGTAGTATTTTTGGAGACAATGTAATTGCATCTGCTGTTTTAGATAGACTTTTACATCACTGTACAGTTGTGAATGTTAAAGGTGAAAGCTATCGATTAAAGGACAGAAAAGATCAATTAAAAAGAAATTAA
- a CDS encoding IS21 family transposase — MLSVKVWGMIRNLKNNGLNISEISRNLNFDRKTVRKLLNSETPPQGYSRKKSASKLDDYKTYIDGRLQKYNLTAKKLFKEIKQQGYSGEYVIVSKYVKTIKDKHRAKAVLLFETLPGEQAQVDWGYFGKLYDQDLKKDVRLCCFVIVLGFSRTKFIHFFDGDNTENFLMGHNKSFEYFGGHTKDILYDNLKSVVIRRAFRVTDSEFNKRFMEFAGYYGFNPILARPYKPNTKGKVENTVKYVRTSFFDGETFKSLKDLNSKALDWLNEVNNQVHSTIKEKPFDRLKHENLITVENKYFDLSKIYYRKVFIDSHFNLFSKKYSVPYQYVNKEVAIKLSEENIIVYYREKIIAEHTINELGTIYITNPEHLDGLAEKRYGSGYRPKIKESKKTNNEIHTVSGVDLNINVEERDLNFYQGVLQ, encoded by the coding sequence ATGTTAAGTGTAAAGGTTTGGGGAATGATCAGAAATCTAAAAAATAATGGATTGAATATATCAGAGATATCTAGAAATCTTAATTTTGACAGAAAGACTGTACGAAAATTACTAAATAGTGAAACACCTCCACAAGGATATAGTAGAAAAAAATCAGCCTCAAAATTAGATGACTATAAAACCTATATTGACGGTAGACTTCAAAAATATAATTTAACAGCTAAAAAACTATTCAAAGAAATCAAACAACAAGGATATTCCGGTGAATATGTAATTGTTAGTAAGTATGTAAAAACAATTAAGGACAAACATCGGGCAAAAGCAGTTCTCTTATTTGAAACTTTACCGGGAGAGCAGGCCCAAGTTGATTGGGGATACTTCGGAAAATTATATGATCAGGATTTAAAAAAAGATGTTCGATTATGTTGTTTCGTGATTGTACTAGGTTTTTCGAGAACAAAATTTATTCATTTTTTTGATGGCGACAATACTGAAAATTTTTTAATGGGCCATAATAAATCTTTTGAATATTTTGGTGGACATACAAAAGACATTCTTTACGATAATTTAAAATCAGTTGTGATTAGAAGAGCTTTTAGGGTCACAGATTCAGAGTTTAATAAAAGATTTATGGAGTTTGCTGGTTATTATGGTTTTAATCCAATTTTAGCACGCCCTTATAAACCTAATACCAAAGGAAAAGTTGAAAACACTGTTAAATATGTTCGAACTTCATTTTTTGATGGGGAAACATTTAAATCACTGAAGGACCTCAACAGTAAGGCCTTAGACTGGTTAAATGAAGTTAATAATCAGGTTCATTCAACAATAAAAGAAAAACCATTTGATAGATTAAAGCATGAAAACTTAATAACAGTTGAAAATAAATATTTTGATCTATCAAAAATATATTATCGAAAAGTTTTTATTGATTCTCATTTTAATTTATTTTCAAAAAAATATTCAGTTCCCTATCAATACGTAAACAAAGAAGTCGCAATAAAATTGAGTGAAGAAAATATAATTGTTTATTATCGAGAAAAAATTATTGCTGAACATACCATAAACGAATTAGGAACTATTTATATAACTAACCCGGAACATTTAGATGGACTTGCAGAAAAACGATATGGTTCTGGTTATCGCCCAAAAATTAAAGAAAGCAAAAAAACTAATAATGAGATTCATACTGTTTCTGGCGTCGATTTAAATATCAATGTTGAAGAAAGAGACTTAAATTTTTATCAAGGAGTATTACAATGA
- a CDS encoding DUF2779 domain-containing protein yields the protein MFTLYTAMRGEFSNVIFGDYSIKIYIIYEPAIRFNNLFVRIDVLVKKGNHFDLIEVKAKSFDSESEDPFLNKNGTIKSNWKPYLYDIAFQRHVLASAFPDSSISSYLMMADKTAVCGTDGLNQKFQIVRDESNRKGIKVSTTLTAEDLKNKLLVQVSVEDEIQLIYEGKDSKENETDFFENIEFLASKYESDEKIVSEIGSKCSGCEFQCSKEDESNGLKNGFKECWKTALKWTDADFNEATVLDIWSFRRKDNLIQDGKIKISEIEEADISPSPDKKGGISASERQWLQVEKCQKKDETPFFDAWGMNEEFKKFKYPLHFIDFETTAVAIPFNKGRRPYEGVAFQFSHHIVYKDGRVEHVGQYLNTERGQFPNYDFVRELKRQLEGDEGTIFRYAPHENTYLNLIYRQLCEDVKDIPDREDLCSFIKSITKSVGSSSEQWEGNRCMVDMWDLVKRYYYDPYTNGSNSIKYVLPAILNSSDYLKEKYSKPIYGSSDGIKSLNFENWKWIETKDGEIVDPYKRLPKMFQDASDKNMNILSEDDELRNGGAALTAYGKMQFTEITDYEKDELTKALLKYCELDTLAMVMIFEGWREMLRAELNGKAAA from the coding sequence GTGTTTACATTGTACACTGCTATGCGTGGGGAATTTTCAAATGTAATTTTTGGGGATTATTCAATTAAAATTTACATTATTTATGAACCAGCTATTAGGTTCAATAATCTTTTTGTAAGAATTGATGTTCTTGTTAAAAAAGGCAATCACTTTGACCTTATAGAGGTAAAGGCCAAGTCATTCGATTCTGAATCAGAAGATCCATTTTTGAATAAGAACGGAACGATTAAGTCTAATTGGAAGCCTTATTTGTATGACATTGCATTCCAGAGGCATGTGCTAGCGAGTGCCTTTCCTGACTCTAGTATCAGTTCTTACCTTATGATGGCAGATAAAACTGCCGTTTGCGGCACTGATGGTCTTAATCAAAAGTTTCAAATTGTAAGAGACGAATCAAATAGAAAAGGCATTAAGGTTTCTACAACACTCACGGCTGAAGATTTAAAGAATAAACTACTTGTTCAAGTCTCAGTCGAAGATGAAATTCAACTGATCTATGAAGGTAAAGACAGTAAAGAGAATGAAACTGATTTTTTTGAAAATATTGAGTTCTTGGCATCTAAATATGAGTCTGATGAAAAAATTGTCTCTGAAATAGGCTCGAAATGTTCTGGTTGTGAGTTTCAATGCTCAAAAGAGGATGAATCAAATGGTTTGAAAAATGGTTTCAAAGAATGTTGGAAAACAGCTTTGAAATGGACTGATGCTGATTTTAATGAAGCAACTGTTCTTGATATTTGGAGCTTTAGAAGAAAAGATAATCTAATCCAAGATGGCAAAATAAAGATATCTGAAATAGAAGAGGCCGATATATCTCCTTCCCCAGATAAGAAAGGCGGAATATCTGCCAGTGAAAGACAATGGCTTCAAGTTGAAAAATGTCAGAAGAAGGATGAAACACCATTTTTCGATGCTTGGGGAATGAATGAAGAATTTAAAAAATTCAAATATCCACTTCACTTTATAGACTTTGAAACAACGGCAGTCGCGATACCCTTTAATAAGGGAAGACGCCCTTATGAAGGAGTTGCTTTTCAATTCTCTCACCATATTGTTTATAAAGACGGCCGAGTTGAGCACGTTGGTCAATATTTGAATACTGAGCGTGGCCAATTTCCTAACTATGACTTTGTAAGAGAACTAAAAAGGCAATTGGAAGGAGATGAGGGAACGATTTTTAGGTATGCCCCTCATGAGAATACATATCTTAACCTAATTTATCGTCAGCTATGTGAAGATGTTAAAGATATTCCTGATAGAGAAGATTTATGTTCATTTATAAAAAGTATCACGAAGTCTGTTGGTTCAAGTTCTGAACAGTGGGAAGGTAACAGATGTATGGTTGATATGTGGGATTTAGTAAAACGCTATTATTATGATCCTTATACTAACGGTTCTAACTCGATTAAATACGTCCTACCAGCAATTTTGAATAGCTCAGACTATTTAAAGGAAAAGTACTCAAAACCTATATATGGATCATCGGATGGAATAAAGAGTCTGAATTTTGAAAATTGGAAGTGGATTGAGACTAAAGATGGAGAAATTGTTGATCCCTATAAGCGTCTTCCAAAAATGTTTCAAGATGCTTCTGACAAGAATATGAATATTCTGTCTGAGGATGACGAATTGAGAAATGGTGGTGCTGCACTAACCGCCTACGGAAAAATGCAGTTCACCGAAATAACAGACTACGAAAAAGATGAATTGACAAAGGCCCTACTCAAATATTGTGAGCTTGATACTCTTGCGATGGTTATGATTTTTGAGGGATGGAGAGAGATGCTCAGGGCTGAATTAAATGGTAAAGCAGCGGCTTAA